The genomic region GCCGGGCTCAACCGGTACCTGGAGCTGGACGCGCTCGGGGCGGGCCCGTTGCTGGGCGCCGGGCCGGGCTGGGGGCCGTACTCGGGGTCGGTGAGCCTGGTCCTGCTGGCCATGGCCCCCACGGCCGTGGTGTTCATCGTCTGGTTCCACCGGGTCCGGGTGAACGCGGCGGTGTGGGCTCCCGGGACGTTCCGGCGGGGCGCCGGTTGGGCGATCGGGGTCTGGTTCATCCCCGCCGTCGGGTGGACCGTCCTGCCGTTCCTGATCGCCATGAAGGTGTGGGTGGCCAGTGCGTCGAGGCTGCCCGGCAGCGCCGCGTCGCCCGTGTCGGCCCTCCCCGTCACCGCCTGGGCCGGCGGGATCGGCGCGGCGATGGTGGTGTCGCTGTCCGGGAACCGGCTGGCGGCCGCCGCCACGACCGCGGACGGGATGGCCGGCGCCACGCTGGTGGCCATGGCCGCGGACCTGCTCTTCGCCGTCGCGGCGGGACTGGCCGTCGTCTTCGTGCGCCGTCTCTCGGCGATGCAGTCGGGGGCGTGAACTCCGCCACAGGTGGCGGCGGGCCGGGCCGCCGGGCCCGGTAATCCCGGGCCGGCAGGGCCTCACCCGGTTTTGCACCTAGTTGCAAAACCGGGCTCCCCTCGCTAGAACAGGGACATCACCCCCGCGCGAGGAGGCGCCCCCCATGTCCCAGAGCCGGTACCCGCACCTGCTGAGCCCCCTGGACCTCGGTTTCACCACCCTGCCGAACCGCGTGATCATGGGCTCGATGCACACCG from Streptomyces sp. NBC_00190 harbors:
- a CDS encoding DUF4328 domain-containing protein, producing MSFATGSLPPLGAPPLRPLVRSPKGLATALTVLLGLCAATRLLAVAAGLNRYLELDALGAGPLLGAGPGWGPYSGSVSLVLLAMAPTAVVFIVWFHRVRVNAAVWAPGTFRRGAGWAIGVWFIPAVGWTVLPFLIAMKVWVASASRLPGSAASPVSALPVTAWAGGIGAAMVVSLSGNRLAAAATTADGMAGATLVAMAADLLFAVAAGLAVVFVRRLSAMQSGA